In Rhipicephalus microplus isolate Deutch F79 chromosome 7, USDA_Rmic, whole genome shotgun sequence, one genomic interval encodes:
- the Amun gene encoding protein amun — MAEPSDTTLTFFTKATPSQWSYVLSMYKEVLKQKAALRTKKGGPEELIKLDAWYQEQLPKTIQARKDKHLVHEELVKIMKWKLMRGKYRPQLLDLVRINTELAVKSTSKKAFRKLPNLSGAITALTNLKGIGPATASAILAAAFPEQAPYMADESMLSTPGVEATDYTLAEYLNYAERIKTCTEQLAQKDPNGTWTPHKVELVLWAHYVARELKPSLLDDLSKYKESVPSANGNGPSATTTSSDAAEDHHDVASNGAAEDAPLSSPSDSRSSADLAQVTNDESSSQDGPAENNGAVSTVEAGESAEDDSSSSAIIAADDAVVPDVTAGKGTKRDLEDEESAENDKKKARA; from the exons ATGGCCGAGCCGAGCGACACGACTTTAACTTTCTTCACCAAGGCGACGCCGAGTCAGTGGAGTTATGTGCTGTCAATGTACAAAGAAGTCCTCAAACAGAAAGCCGCATTGCGCACCAAAAAGGGAGGCCCCGAGGAACTCATCAAGCTCGACGCCTG GTACCAGGAGCAGCTTCCCAAGACCATACAGGCACGCAAAGACAAGCATTTGGTCCATGAAGAGCTTGTTAAAATAATGAAATGGAAACTAATG agGGGCAAGTATCGGCCGCAACTATTAGACCTGGTGCGCATCAACACAGAGCTGGCTGTGaagtcgacgagcaagaaagcgTTCCGCAAGCTGCCCAACCTGTCGGGTGCAATCACAgcgctgaccaacttgaagggcATCGGGCCGGCCACGGCATCGGCCATCCTTGCAGCGGCCTTCCCCGAGCAGGCACCCTACATGGCTGACGAGAGCATGCTGAGCACGCCAGGCGTTGAGGCCACAGATTACACCCTGGCCGAGTACCTCAACTACGCCGAGCGCATCAAGACCTGCACAGAGCAGCTTGCACAGAAAG ACCCCAACGGCACGTGGACACCGCACAAGGTAGAGCTGGTTCTCTGGGCACACTACGTCGCTCGGGAGCTGAAGCCGTCTCTCCTAGATGACCTTTCCAAGTACAAGGAGTCCGTGCCATCCGCCAACGGCAATGGACCCTCCGCCACCACCACATCAAGCGATGCGGCGGAGGACCACCACGACGTTGCTTCCAATGGCGCAGCCGAGGACGCACCCTTGTCATCGCCGTCCGACTCCCGGTCCAGCGCGGACCTGGCCCAGGTGACAAACGACGAGAGCTCCAGCCAGGACGGACCAGCCGAAAACAACGGGGCAGTGTCGACGGTGGAAGCTGGCGAGTCGGCCGAAGACGACAGTTCTTCGTCAGCCATCATCGCCGCAGACGACGCGGTCGTGCCAGATGTGACAGCGGGGAAAGGAACCAAGCGGGACCTCGAAGACGAGGAGTCTGCCGAAAACGACAAGAAAAAGGCGCGGGCGTGA